Proteins from a single region of Carassius carassius chromosome 37, fCarCar2.1, whole genome shotgun sequence:
- the LOC132118556 gene encoding RING finger protein 150-like isoform X1, whose protein sequence is MALSVIQACRSLALSTWLLSFCFVHPLCLDFTVAEKEEWYTAFVNITYVDPDTSEVRTEKTECGRYGEHSLKREARGVLAMPAAPQDRNACDPNSRFTPRGHDAWIALISRGNCTYKYKIRNAVGKNASAVVVYNVGSSNPNETVTMADSGSGDVVSIMIPEPKGRELVLLMERNITVLMHITIGTRNLQKYVSRTSVVFVSISFIILMIISLAWLVFYYIQRFRYANARDRNQRRLGDAAKKAISQLQVRSIRKGDEETESDFDNCAVCIEGYKPNDVVRVLPCRHLFHKSCVDPWLVDHRTCPMCKMNILKALGLTSSAECLNEFPLDYELAVGGVAFNAMVMSDDVMADDVIGGRDPGVRMVGLPQVLLDSEPLSQDTLPTEQSELQPITSGSSEMSLATGAGHSDIDTPSDDPKC, encoded by the exons ATGGCACTCTCGGTGATCCAGGCGTGTCGTAGTCTGGCCCTGTCCACCTGGCTGCTGTCCTTTTGCTTCGTCCATCCGCTGTGTTTGGACTTCACGGTGGCGGAGAAGGAGGAGTGGTACACGGCCTTCGTCAACATCACGTACGTGGATCCGGACACGTCCGAGGTCCGCACCGAGAAGACGGAGTGCGGCCGTTACGGGGAGCACTCGCTCAAGCGCGAGGCCAGAGGCGTGCTGGCGATGCCCGCCGCGCCGCAGGACAGAAACGCGTGCGACCCCAACAGCAGGTTCACGCCGCGCGGACACGACGCGTGGATCGCGCTCATCAGCCGCGGAAACTGCACGTACAAATACAAAATCCGAAACGCCGTGGGAAAAAACGCGTCAGCTGTGGTCGTATACAACGTGGGATCCTCGAACCCCAATGAGACCGTCACTATGGCTGATTCAG GCTCCGGTGACGTGGTGTCCATCATGATCCCCGAACCGAAGGGTCGTGAGCTGGTTCTTCTGATGGAGAGGAACATCACCGTTCTCATGCACATCACCATCGGGACACGCAACCTCCAGAAATACGTCAGCCGCACCTCTGTGGTCTTCGTCTCCATCTCCTTCATCATCCTCATGATCATCTCGCTGGCCTGGCTCGTCTTTTACTACATCCAGCGCTTCAGATACGCCAACGCTAGAGACCGCAATCAG aGGAGGCTGGGAGACGCAGCCAAAAAAGCCATCAGCCAGTTACAAGTGCGGAGCATCAGGAAAGGAGATGAG GAGACGGAGAGTGATTTCGATAACTGTGCTGTGTGTATCGAGGGTTATAAACCAAATGATGTAGTCAGAGTCTTACCCTGCAG GCATCTGTTTCATAAGAGCTGTGTCGACCCGTGGCTGGTGGACCATCGCACCTGTCCCATGTGTAAAATGAACATCCTCAAAGCTCTCGGCCTCACG TCGAGTGCCGAGTGTCTGAATGAATTTCCTCTGGACTATGAGCTCGCAGTGGGGGGCGTGGCTTTCAACGCCATGGTGATGAGTGATGATGTCATGGCTGATGATGTCATCGGGGGGCGTGACCCCGGCGTGAGGATGGTGGGTCTCCCTCAGGTCCTCCTGGACTCTGAGCCGCTGTCCCAGGACACCTTGCCAACCgaacaga GTGAGTTACAACCAATAACCAGTGGCAGTTCAGAGATGTCGCTGGCGACGGGGGCGGGGCATTCGGACATTGACACGCCCTCAGATGACCCAAAGTGCTGA
- the LOC132118556 gene encoding RING finger protein 150-like isoform X2: MALSVIQACRSLALSTWLLSFCFVHPLCLDFTVAEKEEWYTAFVNITYVDPDTSEVRTEKTECGRYGEHSLKREARGVLAMPAAPQDRNACDPNSRFTPRGHDAWIALISRGNCTYKYKIRNAVGKNASAVVVYNVGSSNPNETVTMADSGSGDVVSIMIPEPKGRELVLLMERNITVLMHITIGTRNLQKYVSRTSVVFVSISFIILMIISLAWLVFYYIQRFRYANARDRNQRRLGDAAKKAISQLQVRSIRKGDEETESDFDNCAVCIEGYKPNDVVRVLPCRHLFHKSCVDPWLVDHRTCPMCKMNILKALGLTSSAECLNEFPLDYELAVGGVAFNAMVMSDDVMADDVIGGRDPGVRMVGLPQVLLDSEPLSQDTLPTEQSECV; this comes from the exons ATGGCACTCTCGGTGATCCAGGCGTGTCGTAGTCTGGCCCTGTCCACCTGGCTGCTGTCCTTTTGCTTCGTCCATCCGCTGTGTTTGGACTTCACGGTGGCGGAGAAGGAGGAGTGGTACACGGCCTTCGTCAACATCACGTACGTGGATCCGGACACGTCCGAGGTCCGCACCGAGAAGACGGAGTGCGGCCGTTACGGGGAGCACTCGCTCAAGCGCGAGGCCAGAGGCGTGCTGGCGATGCCCGCCGCGCCGCAGGACAGAAACGCGTGCGACCCCAACAGCAGGTTCACGCCGCGCGGACACGACGCGTGGATCGCGCTCATCAGCCGCGGAAACTGCACGTACAAATACAAAATCCGAAACGCCGTGGGAAAAAACGCGTCAGCTGTGGTCGTATACAACGTGGGATCCTCGAACCCCAATGAGACCGTCACTATGGCTGATTCAG GCTCCGGTGACGTGGTGTCCATCATGATCCCCGAACCGAAGGGTCGTGAGCTGGTTCTTCTGATGGAGAGGAACATCACCGTTCTCATGCACATCACCATCGGGACACGCAACCTCCAGAAATACGTCAGCCGCACCTCTGTGGTCTTCGTCTCCATCTCCTTCATCATCCTCATGATCATCTCGCTGGCCTGGCTCGTCTTTTACTACATCCAGCGCTTCAGATACGCCAACGCTAGAGACCGCAATCAG aGGAGGCTGGGAGACGCAGCCAAAAAAGCCATCAGCCAGTTACAAGTGCGGAGCATCAGGAAAGGAGATGAG GAGACGGAGAGTGATTTCGATAACTGTGCTGTGTGTATCGAGGGTTATAAACCAAATGATGTAGTCAGAGTCTTACCCTGCAG GCATCTGTTTCATAAGAGCTGTGTCGACCCGTGGCTGGTGGACCATCGCACCTGTCCCATGTGTAAAATGAACATCCTCAAAGCTCTCGGCCTCACG TCGAGTGCCGAGTGTCTGAATGAATTTCCTCTGGACTATGAGCTCGCAGTGGGGGGCGTGGCTTTCAACGCCATGGTGATGAGTGATGATGTCATGGCTGATGATGTCATCGGGGGGCGTGACCCCGGCGTGAGGATGGTGGGTCTCCCTCAGGTCCTCCTGGACTCTGAGCCGCTGTCCCAGGACACCTTGCCAACCgaacagagtgagtgtgtgtga